In the Streptomyces sp. NBC_00525 genome, one interval contains:
- a CDS encoding acyl-CoA dehydrogenase has translation MGHYKSNLRDIEFNLFEVLGRDKLYGTGPFAEMDVETAKSILEEIARLAENELADSYADADRNPPVFDPETNTAPVPDSFKKSYQAFMDSEYWRLGLPEEIGGTTSPRSLIWGYAELLLGANPAVWMYSSGPAFAGILFEEGNEAQKKIAEIAVEKQWGSTMVLTEPDAGSDVGAGRTKAVEQEDGSWHIEGVKRFITSGEHDMSENILHYVLARPEGAGPGTKGLSLFLVPKYHFDWATGELGERNGVYATNVEHKMGLKASNTCEMTFGDRHPAKGWLIGDKHDGIRQMFRIIEFARMMVGTKAIATLSTGYLNALEYAKERVQGTDLSEFMNKAAPKVTITHHPDVRRSLMTQKAYAEGMRALVLYTASVQDAIQEKEAAGEDAKALHGLNDLLLPIVKGYGSEKSYEQLAQSLQTFGGSGYLQEYPIEQYIRDAKIDTLYEGTTAIQGQDFFFRKIVRDQGASLNALSEEIKKFLAGAQDNEELSGALDNLAKAAVDLEAIVGTMITDLTATGEDVKNIYKVGLNTTRLLLASGDVVVGYLLLKGAAVAAEKLPNASAKDVPFYRGKIAAAKFFAANVLPGVGTERALAESVDNALMELDEAAF, from the coding sequence ATGGGGCACTACAAGTCGAATCTCCGCGACATCGAGTTCAACCTCTTCGAGGTGCTCGGGCGGGACAAGCTGTACGGCACCGGACCGTTCGCGGAGATGGACGTCGAGACGGCGAAGAGCATCCTTGAGGAGATCGCCCGTCTCGCCGAGAACGAGCTCGCCGACTCCTACGCCGACGCCGACCGCAACCCGCCGGTCTTCGACCCGGAGACCAACACCGCGCCGGTCCCCGACTCCTTCAAGAAGTCGTACCAGGCGTTCATGGACTCCGAGTACTGGCGTCTGGGCCTGCCCGAGGAGATCGGCGGCACCACCTCGCCCCGCTCCCTGATCTGGGGCTACGCGGAGCTGCTGCTCGGCGCGAACCCGGCCGTCTGGATGTACTCCTCGGGCCCGGCGTTCGCCGGCATCCTCTTCGAGGAGGGCAACGAGGCGCAGAAGAAGATCGCCGAGATCGCCGTCGAGAAGCAGTGGGGCTCGACGATGGTGCTGACCGAGCCGGACGCCGGCTCCGACGTCGGCGCCGGCCGCACGAAGGCCGTCGAGCAGGAGGACGGCTCCTGGCACATCGAGGGCGTGAAGCGCTTCATCACCTCGGGTGAGCACGACATGTCGGAGAACATCCTCCACTACGTGCTGGCCCGCCCCGAGGGCGCCGGACCCGGCACCAAGGGCCTCTCCCTCTTCCTGGTCCCGAAGTACCACTTCGACTGGGCCACCGGCGAGCTGGGCGAGCGCAACGGCGTGTACGCGACGAACGTCGAGCACAAGATGGGCCTCAAGGCGTCCAACACCTGCGAGATGACGTTCGGCGACCGCCACCCCGCCAAGGGCTGGCTCATCGGCGACAAGCACGACGGCATCCGCCAGATGTTCCGCATCATCGAGTTCGCCCGCATGATGGTCGGCACGAAGGCCATCGCCACGCTCTCCACGGGCTACCTCAACGCGCTGGAGTACGCCAAGGAGCGCGTCCAGGGCACCGACCTGTCCGAGTTCATGAACAAGGCCGCGCCCAAGGTCACCATCACGCACCACCCCGACGTGCGCCGCTCGCTCATGACGCAGAAGGCGTACGCCGAGGGCATGCGCGCCCTCGTCCTCTACACCGCCTCCGTCCAGGACGCGATCCAGGAGAAGGAGGCGGCCGGCGAGGACGCCAAGGCGCTGCACGGCCTCAACGACCTGCTCCTGCCGATCGTCAAGGGCTACGGCTCCGAGAAGTCCTACGAGCAGCTGGCGCAGTCGCTCCAGACGTTCGGCGGCTCCGGGTACCTCCAGGAGTACCCGATCGAGCAGTACATCCGCGACGCCAAGATCGACACCCTCTACGAGGGCACGACGGCGATCCAGGGCCAGGATTTCTTCTTCCGGAAGATCGTCCGCGACCAGGGCGCCTCGCTCAACGCGCTCTCCGAGGAGATCAAGAAGTTCCTCGCGGGCGCCCAGGACAACGAGGAGCTGTCCGGCGCGCTGGACAACCTCGCGAAGGCCGCGGTGGACCTGGAGGCGATCGTCGGCACGATGATCACCGACCTCACCGCGACCGGCGAGGACGTCAAGAACATCTACAAGGTGGGCCTCAACACCACCCGCCTGCTGCTGGCCTCCGGCGATGTCGTCGTCGGCTACCTGCTGCTCAAGGGCGCGGCCGTGGCCGCCGAGAAGCTGCCGAACGCCTCCGCGAAGGACGTCCCCTTCTACCGGGGCAAGATCGCCGCCGCGAAGTTCTTCGCCGCGAACGTCCTGCCCGGTGTCGGCACCGAGCGCGCGCTCGCCGAGTCCGTCGACAATGCGCTGATGGAGCTGGACGAGGCCGCGTTCTAA
- a CDS encoding M18 family aminopeptidase yields MSSSPRFDRGHTDDLMAFLMASPSPYHAVATAAARLEKAGFRQLEETAAWDGTTGGKYVLRGGAIVAWYVPEGAGAHTPFRIVGAHTDSPNLRVKPLPDTGAYGWRQIAVEIYGGTLLNTWLDRDLGLAGRISLRDGTDRLVSVDRPLLRVPQLAVHLDRSVNSDGLKLDRQKHMQPIWGLGDVAEGDLIRFVADEAGVDAEDITGWDLMPHPVEPPSYLGRDRELVAGPRMDNLLSVHAATAALAAVAGEPDAELPYIPVMAAFDHEENGSQSDTGADGPLLGTVLERSVFARGGGYEDRSRAFAGTVCLSSDTGHAVHPNYAERHDPTHHPVLNGGPILKVNVNMRYATDGAGRSVFAAACEKAGVPWQTFVSNNAMPCGTTIGPITAARHGIKTVDIGVAILSMHSARELCGADDPYLLANALAAFLTG; encoded by the coding sequence ATGAGTTCCTCCCCCCGCTTCGACCGCGGGCACACCGACGATCTGATGGCCTTCCTGATGGCCTCCCCCTCCCCGTACCACGCCGTGGCGACCGCCGCCGCGCGACTGGAGAAGGCCGGATTCCGGCAGCTGGAGGAGACCGCGGCCTGGGACGGAACCACAGGTGGCAAGTACGTTCTGCGCGGTGGCGCGATCGTCGCCTGGTACGTGCCGGAGGGCGCCGGGGCGCACACCCCGTTCCGGATCGTCGGCGCGCACACCGACTCGCCGAACCTCCGGGTCAAGCCGCTGCCCGACACCGGCGCGTACGGCTGGCGCCAGATCGCCGTGGAGATCTACGGCGGCACCCTGCTCAACACCTGGCTGGATCGCGACCTCGGTCTCGCCGGCCGGATTTCGCTGCGCGACGGCACGGACCGGCTGGTCTCCGTCGACCGGCCGCTGCTGCGCGTCCCCCAGCTCGCCGTGCACCTGGACCGGTCGGTCAACAGCGACGGGCTCAAGCTGGACCGGCAGAAGCACATGCAGCCCATCTGGGGCCTCGGGGACGTGGCGGAGGGCGACCTCATCCGGTTCGTCGCCGATGAGGCGGGCGTCGACGCCGAGGACATCACCGGCTGGGACCTCATGCCGCACCCCGTCGAGCCGCCGTCCTACCTGGGCCGCGACCGCGAGCTGGTGGCCGGTCCGCGCATGGACAACCTGCTCTCGGTGCACGCGGCGACCGCGGCGCTCGCCGCCGTCGCGGGGGAGCCCGACGCCGAGCTGCCGTACATCCCGGTGATGGCCGCCTTCGACCACGAGGAGAACGGCTCGCAGTCCGACACCGGCGCGGACGGGCCGCTGCTCGGCACGGTCCTGGAACGGTCGGTCTTCGCCCGGGGCGGGGGTTACGAGGACCGCTCCCGCGCCTTCGCCGGTACGGTCTGCCTCTCGTCCGACACCGGCCACGCGGTCCACCCCAACTACGCGGAGCGCCACGACCCCACGCACCACCCGGTCCTCAACGGCGGCCCCATCCTCAAGGTCAACGTCAACATGCGGTACGCGACGGACGGTGCCGGCCGCTCCGTGTTCGCCGCGGCCTGCGAGAAGGCGGGCGTGCCGTGGCAGACGTTCGTCTCCAACAACGCGATGCCCTGCGGCACGACGATCGGCCCCATCACCGCCGCGCGCCACGGCATCAAGACCGTGGACATCGGCGTCGCCATCCTGTCCATGCACAGCGCCCGCGAACTCTGCGGCGCGGACGACCCGTACCTGCTGGCGAACGCCCTGGCGGCGTTTCTGACGGGCTGA
- a CDS encoding AfsR/SARP family transcriptional regulator has protein sequence MEFRLLGTVCVDTLTGPLPLGPAKRRSLLAALLLHANTPVSMARLTDCLWDDEPPLHARTVIQGHVSRLRALLVDADAEAYGVELATLGDAYVLRVPETLLDSQRFEELLMLAREQRGPADTVLMLKEALSLWEGPALTGTYASAPLQAAAHALEESRLSTVEQLARAYGELGEHHRAAAVLRAESVAHPLRESLAAGLVTALYRSGRQSEALDCFHRTRRLLADELGIDPGRELADAYARILRGDEGPVRRTEPAGAPEAVAAGPVAPGPQAPDAANAPDTTGAEAGDHGPGAPAAPAVPYGGAALAAAPVLAAAQAVDLLPRAPRGFHGRGAELTALSRAAAGEAPVCLVTGPAGVGKTALALHWARRSPAAFPDGRLFADLRGFGDTAEPTPLEVLREFLLALGVAPRRVPESAAGAAALFRSLTDRLSLLVVLDNARASAQVRPLLPGGADCVTLVTSRHRLEGLIASDAAVPVPLDILEPPDGTALLAGVLGEERVLAEPVAAGRLAELCGGLPLALRVTAARLAGRPQWTLAAMADELADERSRLSYLNVEDTGVSAALRLTVQQLPADAVHHLSRLGHHPGSHFDPYTAAALAGSDPVTAGAALERLAAAHLVTEAGPGRWILHDLVRLYARGLDPEAGPDALRGVLDHYIATALAAADTAEPGGEPCFVLPDGYRAPAAIRDFTDRTAAMRWLAAEREDLTLAAAAARAAGLDDRAWRIILLQWPHMVWRVRDGWTPMLELALAAALDLKDPYAESRVRNLLGWVLTEEGRTGEAVAVLDPSPGLARQCGDRLGEATALVNLAIVQAEQGDLELAMESCERALELAREEPDAHTEMLALQHLARMQLTAGRPQDALDSARTAFDLGPEQEEAARRVLLLSVSGEARLALGAEEEGIRLLDEAASEAERAGYDEGAVRALEALLRVTASPDYVRRRDEAARRLSADA, from the coding sequence GTGGAGTTCCGGCTGCTCGGCACCGTCTGTGTGGACACGCTGACCGGTCCGCTGCCGCTCGGCCCCGCCAAGCGCCGCAGTCTGCTCGCCGCCCTGCTGCTGCACGCCAACACCCCCGTATCGATGGCCCGGCTGACGGACTGCCTGTGGGACGACGAACCGCCGCTGCACGCGCGGACGGTGATCCAGGGCCATGTCTCCCGGCTGCGGGCTCTGCTGGTGGACGCGGACGCGGAGGCGTACGGGGTCGAGCTGGCGACGCTCGGGGACGCGTATGTGCTCCGGGTGCCGGAGACACTGCTGGACTCCCAGCGGTTCGAGGAACTGCTGATGCTGGCCCGCGAGCAGCGGGGCCCCGCGGACACGGTGCTGATGCTGAAGGAGGCCCTGTCGCTGTGGGAGGGCCCCGCTCTCACCGGCACCTACGCCAGCGCCCCCCTGCAGGCGGCGGCCCACGCGCTGGAGGAGTCCCGGCTCTCGACGGTCGAGCAACTGGCCCGTGCGTACGGGGAGCTGGGCGAGCACCACCGCGCGGCGGCGGTCCTGCGCGCGGAGTCGGTCGCCCACCCGCTGCGCGAATCCCTGGCGGCGGGCCTGGTGACGGCCCTGTACCGCTCGGGCCGCCAGTCCGAAGCGCTGGACTGCTTCCACCGGACCCGCCGCCTGCTGGCCGACGAACTGGGCATCGATCCGGGCCGCGAACTGGCCGACGCGTACGCCCGCATCCTGCGGGGCGACGAGGGCCCGGTCCGCCGCACGGAGCCCGCCGGGGCGCCCGAAGCGGTGGCCGCCGGGCCCGTGGCCCCCGGCCCGCAGGCGCCCGACGCCGCCAATGCCCCCGACACGACCGGCGCGGAGGCCGGGGACCACGGGCCCGGCGCCCCAGCCGCACCCGCCGTGCCCTACGGGGGAGCCGCGCTCGCGGCGGCGCCCGTCCTCGCGGCCGCGCAGGCCGTCGATCTGCTGCCCCGTGCCCCGCGCGGGTTCCACGGGCGCGGCGCCGAGCTGACCGCCCTGTCCCGGGCCGCCGCCGGGGAGGCGCCCGTGTGCCTGGTCACCGGGCCCGCCGGGGTCGGCAAGACCGCGCTGGCGCTGCACTGGGCACGCCGGTCCCCCGCCGCCTTCCCGGACGGGCGGCTGTTCGCCGATCTGCGCGGGTTCGGGGACACCGCCGAGCCGACCCCGCTGGAGGTGCTGCGGGAGTTCCTGCTCGCGCTCGGGGTGGCGCCCCGCCGCGTCCCGGAGTCGGCGGCCGGCGCGGCGGCCCTGTTCCGGTCGCTGACCGACCGGCTGAGTCTGCTCGTCGTGCTCGACAACGCCCGCGCCTCGGCGCAGGTCAGGCCGCTGCTGCCGGGCGGGGCGGACTGCGTCACGCTGGTGACCAGCCGGCATCGGCTGGAGGGGCTCATCGCCTCGGACGCCGCCGTCCCCGTCCCGCTGGACATACTGGAGCCGCCGGACGGCACCGCGCTGCTCGCCGGGGTCCTCGGCGAGGAACGGGTCCTGGCCGAACCGGTGGCGGCAGGGCGGCTGGCCGAACTGTGCGGCGGACTGCCCCTCGCCCTGCGGGTGACGGCGGCCCGGCTGGCCGGCCGGCCGCAGTGGACGCTGGCCGCCATGGCCGACGAACTCGCGGACGAGCGGAGCCGGCTGTCGTACCTGAACGTGGAGGACACCGGCGTCTCCGCCGCGCTCCGGCTCACCGTGCAGCAGTTGCCGGCGGACGCCGTCCACCACCTCAGCCGGCTCGGCCACCACCCGGGCAGCCACTTCGACCCGTACACCGCCGCCGCGCTCGCCGGGAGCGACCCGGTCACCGCCGGGGCCGCGCTGGAACGGCTCGCCGCCGCCCATCTGGTCACGGAGGCCGGTCCGGGGCGCTGGATACTGCACGATCTCGTCCGGCTGTACGCGCGCGGGCTCGACCCGGAGGCCGGGCCGGACGCGCTCCGGGGCGTGCTCGACCACTACATCGCCACCGCGCTCGCGGCCGCCGACACGGCGGAACCGGGCGGCGAGCCCTGCTTCGTCCTGCCCGACGGCTACCGCGCCCCGGCCGCGATCCGGGACTTCACCGACCGGACGGCGGCCATGCGGTGGCTGGCCGCCGAACGCGAGGACCTGACCCTGGCCGCCGCGGCCGCCAGGGCCGCCGGGCTCGACGACCGGGCCTGGCGGATCATCCTGCTCCAGTGGCCGCACATGGTGTGGCGGGTCCGGGACGGCTGGACGCCGATGCTGGAGCTGGCCCTCGCCGCGGCCCTCGACCTCAAGGACCCGTACGCCGAATCACGGGTCCGCAATCTGCTCGGCTGGGTGCTGACGGAGGAGGGCAGGACGGGTGAGGCCGTCGCCGTGCTCGATCCGTCGCCCGGTCTCGCGCGGCAGTGCGGGGACCGGCTCGGCGAGGCGACCGCGCTGGTCAACCTGGCGATCGTGCAGGCCGAGCAGGGGGACCTCGAACTGGCGATGGAGAGCTGCGAACGGGCGCTGGAGCTGGCACGGGAGGAGCCCGACGCCCATACGGAGATGCTCGCGCTCCAGCACCTGGCCCGGATGCAGCTCACGGCGGGCCGGCCGCAGGACGCCCTGGACTCCGCCAGGACCGCCTTCGACCTGGGCCCCGAGCAGGAGGAGGCGGCCCGCCGGGTGCTGCTGCTTTCCGTCAGCGGGGAGGCGCGTCTCGCCCTCGGCGCGGAGGAGGAGGGCATCCGCCTCCTGGACGAGGCCGCGTCCGAGGCGGAGCGCGCGGGCTACGACGAGGGCGCGGTCCGGGCCCTGGAGGCGCTGCTGCGCGTCACAGCGAGCCCGGACTACGTGCGCCGCCGGGACGAGGCGGCGCGCCGCCTGTCAGCCGACGCCTGA
- a CDS encoding AI-2E family transporter, whose protein sequence is MQTHEPLLPDGARRTAAWCGVVLLVTGVAAVAVWLCVVFKTAVTPVLLALLGTALLGPVHRRMTAHGVNRSVAAGITCALLLAVVGGAGYIVVSALVETGDQIVASLKDAGQWVTDHVRVAGDLSMDDLEANGRKLVEKFGASAAGGLLTGISFVGSLVATSILALLLTFFFLRDSDRAARLAHSIAPRGTGDMVEAMGRRAFEAVEGFMRGTTLIALIDAGCITIGLLILRVPGAVGLGALVLVGAYIPYLGAFISGAVAVLVALADRGFVIALWALGVVLAVQVLEGHILQPMIQSRTVQMHPAMILIALTAGASVAGILGMLLAVPLCAAAFGIIGELRSAGAVPEAPGDGD, encoded by the coding sequence GTGCAGACCCACGAGCCCCTCCTGCCGGACGGCGCCCGGCGGACCGCCGCCTGGTGCGGCGTCGTCCTGCTGGTCACCGGCGTCGCCGCCGTCGCCGTCTGGCTGTGCGTCGTCTTCAAGACCGCCGTCACCCCGGTGCTGCTCGCCCTGCTCGGTACGGCGCTGCTCGGTCCCGTCCACCGCCGGATGACCGCCCACGGCGTCAACCGCTCGGTGGCCGCCGGGATCACCTGCGCGCTGCTGCTGGCCGTGGTCGGCGGCGCCGGCTACATCGTGGTCTCCGCGCTCGTCGAGACCGGCGACCAGATCGTGGCCTCGCTGAAGGACGCCGGGCAGTGGGTCACCGACCACGTCCGGGTCGCGGGCGACCTGAGCATGGACGACCTGGAGGCCAACGGCCGCAAACTGGTCGAGAAGTTCGGCGCGAGCGCGGCGGGCGGCCTCCTCACCGGAATCAGCTTCGTCGGCTCGCTCGTCGCCACCAGCATCCTCGCGCTGCTGCTGACCTTCTTCTTCCTGCGCGACTCCGACCGCGCGGCGCGCCTCGCACACTCCATCGCCCCGCGCGGCACCGGGGACATGGTCGAGGCGATGGGCCGGCGGGCCTTCGAGGCCGTCGAGGGCTTCATGCGCGGGACGACGCTCATCGCGCTGATCGACGCCGGCTGCATCACGATCGGGCTGCTGATCCTGCGGGTGCCCGGCGCGGTGGGGCTCGGCGCGCTGGTACTCGTGGGCGCCTACATCCCGTACCTCGGCGCGTTCATCTCCGGGGCGGTCGCGGTGCTGGTGGCCCTCGCGGACCGGGGCTTCGTGATCGCGCTCTGGGCGCTCGGTGTCGTCCTCGCCGTGCAGGTGCTGGAGGGCCACATCCTCCAGCCGATGATCCAGAGCCGCACGGTCCAGATGCACCCCGCCATGATCCTCATCGCCCTGACGGCCGGTGCGAGCGTGGCGGGCATCCTCGGCATGCTGCTCGCGGTCCCGCTGTGCGCGGCGGCCTTCGGCATCATCGGCGAACTGCGCAGTGCGGGGGCCGTGCCGGAGGCACCGGGGGACGGCGACTGA
- a CDS encoding SseB family protein: MYGYDQNQGAQQPMQQPMGGGYGEQPLYPEPSPPSLGDAVRAFTTGSLSAEDFQQIFATSKVYCPRGDNPGFLALHNTQQPVIPMFTTLKELRLYAGKESKYFVITGAEVIDLLPTGYGFVLDMEGEHRIVFDAKAVEQMVDFAMRRMYG, from the coding sequence ATGTACGGCTACGACCAGAACCAGGGCGCGCAGCAGCCTATGCAGCAGCCGATGGGGGGCGGCTACGGCGAGCAGCCGCTGTACCCGGAGCCCTCGCCGCCCTCGCTGGGCGACGCGGTACGGGCCTTCACGACCGGCTCGCTGTCCGCCGAGGACTTCCAGCAGATCTTCGCGACGTCGAAGGTGTACTGCCCGCGCGGCGACAACCCCGGTTTCCTGGCGCTGCACAACACCCAGCAGCCCGTGATCCCGATGTTCACCACGCTCAAGGAGCTGCGGCTGTACGCGGGCAAGGAGTCCAAGTACTTCGTGATCACCGGCGCCGAGGTGATCGACCTGCTGCCCACCGGCTACGGCTTCGTCCTGGACATGGAGGGCGAGCACCGGATCGTGTTCGACGCGAAGGCCGTCGAGCAGATGGTCGACTTCGCGATGCGCCGCATGTACGGCTGA
- a CDS encoding pirin family protein has product MPAVTVENPLTLPKVAASGDAAARPVLAVTTAPSGFEGEGFPVRRAFAGINYKYLDPFIMMDQMGEVEYAAGEPKGTPWHPHRGFETVTYLIDGTFVHRDSNGGGGTIQNGDTQWMTAGSGLLHIEAPPESLVMSGGLFHGLQLWVNLPKADKMMAPRYQDIRGGQVQLLASPDGGALLRVIAGELDGHEGPGITHTPITMIHATVRPGAEVTLPWREDFNGLAYVLAGRGSVGAERRPVHMGQTAVFGTGSSLTVRADEKQDGNTPDLEVVLLGGRPIREPMAHYGPFVMNSQAELKQAFEDFQAGRLGTVPAVHGM; this is encoded by the coding sequence ATGCCCGCAGTGACCGTCGAGAACCCGCTGACCCTGCCCAAGGTGGCCGCTTCCGGCGACGCCGCGGCCCGCCCCGTACTCGCCGTGACCACGGCGCCGAGCGGCTTCGAGGGCGAGGGCTTCCCGGTCCGCCGCGCCTTCGCGGGGATCAACTACAAGTACCTCGACCCGTTCATCATGATGGACCAGATGGGTGAGGTGGAGTACGCGGCCGGTGAGCCGAAGGGCACCCCCTGGCACCCGCACCGCGGCTTCGAGACCGTGACGTACCTGATCGACGGCACCTTCGTGCACCGCGACTCCAACGGCGGCGGCGGCACCATCCAGAACGGCGACACCCAGTGGATGACCGCCGGCAGCGGGCTGCTCCACATCGAGGCGCCGCCGGAGTCCCTGGTCATGTCGGGCGGCCTCTTCCACGGCCTCCAGCTGTGGGTGAACCTGCCCAAGGCCGACAAGATGATGGCCCCGCGCTACCAGGACATCCGCGGCGGCCAGGTGCAGCTCCTCGCCTCCCCGGACGGCGGCGCGCTGCTCCGGGTCATCGCCGGTGAGCTGGACGGCCACGAGGGCCCCGGCATCACGCACACCCCGATCACGATGATCCACGCCACCGTGCGCCCCGGCGCCGAGGTGACCCTGCCCTGGCGCGAGGACTTCAACGGCCTCGCGTACGTGCTCGCCGGACGCGGCTCCGTCGGCGCGGAGCGCCGGCCGGTCCACATGGGCCAGACCGCCGTCTTCGGCACCGGTTCCTCGCTGACCGTGCGCGCGGACGAGAAGCAGGACGGGAACACCCCGGACCTGGAGGTCGTGCTCCTCGGCGGCCGTCCCATCCGCGAGCCGATGGCGCACTACGGGCCGTTCGTGATGAACAGCCAGGCCGAACTCAAGCAGGCCTTCGAGGACTTCCAGGCCGGCCGCCTCGGCACCGTGCCCGCCGTCCACGGCATGTGA
- a CDS encoding DUF6458 family protein — MGLGGCIILIGAGAILAFATDWHMDSVNVDLVGWIMMIVGIIGVCVYASVIRRRRMVVPPTTTVVSDDERHL; from the coding sequence ATGGGACTCGGAGGATGCATCATCCTCATCGGCGCGGGGGCGATCCTCGCCTTCGCGACCGACTGGCACATGGACAGCGTCAACGTTGATCTGGTCGGCTGGATCATGATGATCGTCGGCATCATCGGTGTCTGCGTCTACGCGAGCGTCATCCGGCGCCGCCGCATGGTCGTACCGCCCACCACGACGGTGGTGTCCGACGACGAACGGCACCTGTGA